A genome region from Paenibacillus pabuli includes the following:
- the holA gene encoding DNA polymerase III subunit delta, whose translation MDVKTATKAIRNGETAPIYVLYGTEKYQIQQFTDMLKDQVIEEEHRDFAIIPYDLSETPVEVVIEEAETVPFLVPRKLIIVRDASLFTAGKESKIDHQVDRLLTYMDNPADYSTIVFLAQGDKLDERKKLVKAVKKQAVVLAFAPLSGEELLNWIVKLAKQRDVSFEAGAADTLVSFAGTGLQTLSAEVDKLCLYAGNGGTIRRADIESLVARSTEQNVFALVEELANLRLEKALGLFYELLKQREEPIKIAALIARQFRIMIQVKELGQQSYSQQQIASQLGLHPYAVKIAGEQARKFQPERLRNILSHLSELDYQMKTGVVDKVLGLELFLLRLGA comes from the coding sequence ATGGATGTGAAAACGGCAACAAAGGCGATACGCAATGGGGAGACGGCTCCGATATATGTGCTGTACGGAACGGAGAAATACCAGATACAGCAATTTACGGATATGTTAAAAGATCAGGTAATTGAGGAAGAGCATCGGGATTTTGCCATTATTCCGTATGATTTGTCCGAAACACCTGTAGAGGTGGTCATTGAGGAAGCGGAGACGGTTCCCTTTTTGGTCCCTCGTAAATTAATTATTGTAAGGGATGCTAGCTTGTTTACGGCGGGTAAAGAGTCCAAGATTGATCACCAGGTGGATCGTCTGCTTACTTATATGGACAATCCAGCTGATTACAGTACCATTGTTTTCCTCGCACAAGGAGACAAACTGGATGAGCGTAAAAAGTTGGTAAAAGCAGTCAAGAAACAGGCAGTCGTTCTCGCCTTTGCTCCACTGAGCGGAGAAGAACTGCTGAATTGGATCGTGAAGCTTGCGAAGCAGCGGGATGTGTCGTTTGAAGCGGGAGCTGCCGATACACTTGTGAGTTTTGCGGGCACAGGTTTGCAGACTCTATCTGCTGAAGTAGACAAGCTATGCCTGTACGCGGGTAATGGGGGAACCATCCGTCGTGCTGATATTGAGTCATTGGTAGCACGCAGTACCGAGCAGAATGTATTTGCCTTGGTGGAAGAATTAGCCAACCTACGTCTGGAGAAAGCACTGGGTCTATTCTATGAACTGCTGAAACAGCGCGAAGAGCCTATTAAAATTGCAGCTCTGATCGCTCGTCAGTTCAGAATTATGATTCAAGTCAAAGAGCTCGGGCAGCAAAGCTATTCACAACAGCAAATCGCCAGTCAGCTGGGTTTGCATCCGTATGCGGTTAAAATTGCCGGAGAGCAGGCTCGCAAATTTCAGCCGGAACGGCTGAGAAATATTCTGAGTCATCTTAGCGAACTGGATTACCAGATGAAGACAGGTGTCGTCGATAAAGTGCTTGGATTGGAGTTATTCCTGCTTAGACTTGGAGCATAA
- the rpsT gene encoding 30S ribosomal protein S20, translating to MPNIKSAVKRVKTSDKRRALNASQKSALRTAVKAADAALVSNEVDTAKAAIQAASKKLDKAVTKGLVHKNAAARKKSRLAKKLNALSAQA from the coding sequence ATGCCAAACATCAAATCCGCTGTTAAACGCGTAAAAACGAGCGACAAGCGCCGCGCACTCAACGCTTCCCAGAAATCCGCACTCCGTACAGCTGTTAAAGCTGCTGATGCTGCTCTGGTAAGCAACGAAGTTGATACTGCAAAAGCTGCGATTCAAGCTGCTTCCAAAAAGCTGGACAAGGCTGTAACTAAAGGTCTGGTTCATAAAAATGCTGCAGCCCGCAAAAAGTCTCGCTTGGCGAAAAAACTGAACGCTCTTTCCGCACAAGCGTAA
- the gpr gene encoding GPR endopeptidase: protein MTLDLQNYTVRTDLAIDSKEMAQGSQKQTIPGLREDVEEKDGITITRIDVLNDAAAKTIGRVKGHYVTLEVPSLRNGDTELQERVAAEFTREMEDFLTKAGVNKTSKILIVGLGNLHVTPDSLGPLVVENLMVTRQYFELVPDQVAPGYREVSAIAPGVLGTTGIESSDIVQGIVDRTKPDAIIAIDALASRSLERVNTTIQVADIGIHPGSGIGNKRRGLTKEILGVPCIAIGVPTVCYASTIVNNVIEMMSAHFRQETDQTKQIMGMLDDIGEQDRLSLVKEVLEPLGHDLIVTPKEIDEFIEGIANVIASGLNAALHDAVNPDNVAAYTH, encoded by the coding sequence ATGACGCTCGATTTACAGAACTATACCGTTCGCACTGATTTGGCAATTGACTCGAAAGAAATGGCTCAAGGTTCACAGAAGCAGACGATTCCCGGCCTGCGTGAAGATGTGGAGGAAAAAGACGGCATTACCATCACACGGATTGATGTACTGAACGATGCTGCCGCAAAAACAATCGGACGTGTCAAAGGACATTACGTCACGCTGGAAGTTCCATCGCTACGTAACGGCGACACCGAACTTCAGGAACGCGTGGCAGCGGAATTCACGCGGGAGATGGAGGATTTTCTAACCAAGGCGGGTGTGAACAAGACATCCAAAATACTTATTGTAGGTCTTGGTAATTTGCATGTAACTCCTGATTCGCTTGGTCCACTGGTGGTGGAAAACTTGATGGTAACCCGTCAGTACTTCGAATTGGTACCGGATCAGGTGGCTCCAGGATATCGTGAAGTTAGTGCCATCGCCCCTGGCGTGCTTGGTACTACAGGGATTGAGTCCAGTGACATCGTGCAAGGGATTGTGGATAGGACCAAACCGGATGCCATTATTGCCATTGATGCACTGGCTTCTCGTTCACTCGAACGGGTCAACACCACAATTCAGGTGGCTGATATTGGAATTCATCCTGGTTCAGGTATCGGTAACAAACGACGCGGACTAACTAAAGAGATTTTGGGTGTACCCTGTATTGCCATCGGTGTGCCGACCGTATGTTACGCCTCGACGATCGTAAATAATGTCATTGAAATGATGAGCGCACACTTCCGTCAAGAGACGGATCAGACCAAACAGATTATGGGCATGCTGGACGATATCGGTGAGCAGGATCGTTTAAGTTTGGTGAAAGAGGTTTTGGAGCCACTTGGTCATGATTTGATTGTTACCCCAAAGGAAATTGATGAATTCATCGAGGGAATTGCCAACGTTATTGCATCAGGCCTGAATGCTGCCCTGCATGACGCGGTGAATCCGGATAACGTTGCGGCGTATACTCATTAA
- a CDS encoding stage II sporulation protein P: MNKILAWNIGKWKKRCLHVLAMGRTLLLLMIISALFFVVLGLGGMAEKRLNNSPVSSMKGFASAVSSSFFVDMLGMEMPHLTQKEQTSAFSGENLTTFVFQLLTNVNPQDPKSLIAREMPGMGANQPVLLRPGSGNEKAEAPEDYQPGPGLTDTASAGGGKTDGELHIPPGQDNLDSSETDEPDDGEVKEDPPPKSDGQEGTATTGKKAVLIYHSHPREGYNPLLGTKSDNPSSGKATGNVFQVGTYLSDSLQALGVGVEHATDDYPTKVKDYNWNYSYKYSRQTVKAALAENDDLTYLIDIHRDSQRHNKTTTTINGKGYAKVYFIIGHENPNWQQNEAFAAKIHKKLEAKYPGVSRGVWGKDGGGANNGEYNQTLSPNSILIEIGGIDNTGAELKRTSKVLADMIAEVYWEDQNVDKASTGTKSQGS; this comes from the coding sequence ATGAACAAAATATTGGCCTGGAATATCGGAAAGTGGAAAAAAAGATGTCTGCACGTGCTGGCCATGGGCCGTACGTTGCTGCTGCTTATGATTATATCAGCTTTGTTTTTTGTCGTACTTGGTCTGGGAGGCATGGCAGAGAAAAGGTTGAACAATTCGCCGGTTTCTTCCATGAAAGGTTTTGCGAGTGCTGTATCCAGCAGCTTTTTTGTGGATATGCTCGGCATGGAGATGCCCCACCTGACCCAGAAGGAGCAAACTTCCGCATTCTCCGGCGAAAATCTGACGACATTTGTATTTCAGCTTCTTACGAATGTTAATCCTCAAGACCCCAAAAGCCTGATCGCAAGAGAAATGCCTGGCATGGGTGCCAATCAACCGGTTTTGCTCCGTCCTGGTTCTGGAAACGAGAAGGCCGAAGCACCTGAAGATTATCAACCAGGACCAGGGCTGACGGATACCGCATCTGCTGGAGGAGGCAAAACGGATGGCGAACTGCATATTCCCCCAGGTCAGGATAACCTGGATTCTTCCGAAACGGACGAGCCGGATGACGGAGAAGTGAAGGAAGATCCACCGCCGAAGAGCGATGGTCAAGAAGGTACAGCCACAACGGGTAAAAAAGCCGTACTGATCTATCATTCCCATCCGCGTGAAGGATACAATCCGTTGCTTGGCACCAAGAGTGATAATCCTTCCTCCGGAAAAGCGACAGGCAACGTTTTTCAAGTAGGGACGTACCTGTCCGACAGTTTGCAAGCGCTTGGCGTTGGAGTGGAGCATGCAACGGACGATTACCCGACCAAAGTGAAGGATTATAACTGGAACTATTCCTATAAATATTCCCGCCAGACTGTAAAGGCTGCACTCGCCGAAAATGATGACCTGACCTATCTCATTGATATTCACCGGGATTCCCAGCGTCACAACAAAACAACCACGACCATTAATGGCAAGGGGTATGCCAAAGTATATTTCATCATTGGTCATGAGAATCCGAATTGGCAACAAAATGAAGCCTTTGCTGCAAAGATTCACAAGAAACTCGAAGCGAAATACCCTGGTGTCTCCAGAGGGGTTTGGGGCAAAGATGGTGGCGGAGCAAATAATGGTGAGTACAACCAAACCCTCTCACCCAACAGCATTCTGATCGAAATCGGAGGGATTGACAATACAGGGGCTGAGCTCAAGCGAACATCAAAAGTCCTTGCAGACATGATTGCCGAAGTATATTGGGAAGATCAGAACGTGGATAAAGCCAGTACGGGGACCAAGTCACAAGGCAGTTGA
- a CDS encoding zf-HC2 domain-containing protein, whose amino-acid sequence MKCEEVVEWMHRYLDHDLGDAETAQMLQHVAQCPECAENFSLLRALSRELEDLPQVTPKFSLVDAIIPQLDAIDEARREQSSTIQEMSPVPAAFENLQRSSERKPKQKWLNSMMGRMSMGAAAAAVVLGVAIWGYEPEKVENAESIMMSSGSTQETGTVDQNPLSRELENDESSSSENNSGPLMDDTESQSPMSEKTNPETAPEESGSGQVQEPEVKDNQTPNQSDTTSESDNSTEARNSPSSNPDASDSQKSQDQRQDTQQKNQDSNTAAVPPAGADEKETTEADGRDAESFNTQGIAPEVDTEEPTEDNQSPGTEAGAAESGNKGFVAPNQGITSTMTSKEWNSPDGSYVVMLIDNQLSVYSKSATDSDVLNLVEQRSLEGTLKTAGWSSDSTSFNYETDKDGTTVKSSFTVPSASGETSTK is encoded by the coding sequence GATGCACCGGTATCTGGATCATGATCTGGGCGACGCGGAAACTGCGCAGATGCTACAGCACGTGGCCCAATGCCCGGAGTGCGCCGAGAATTTTAGTTTGCTTAGAGCTCTTTCCAGAGAATTGGAAGATTTGCCGCAGGTGACCCCGAAATTCAGCTTGGTTGATGCAATTATACCTCAATTGGATGCGATTGACGAAGCGCGGAGGGAACAAAGCAGTACAATACAGGAAATGAGTCCTGTCCCTGCTGCATTCGAGAATTTACAACGTTCAAGTGAACGCAAACCAAAACAGAAGTGGCTTAACTCCATGATGGGCCGGATGTCCATGGGTGCTGCTGCCGCGGCAGTGGTGCTAGGTGTTGCGATCTGGGGTTATGAACCTGAAAAGGTGGAGAATGCCGAGTCGATCATGATGAGTTCGGGCAGCACCCAGGAGACGGGGACGGTCGATCAAAATCCGCTAAGCCGGGAGCTCGAGAACGACGAATCCTCCTCATCTGAAAATAACAGCGGTCCATTAATGGATGATACGGAGAGTCAATCGCCCATGTCAGAAAAGACGAATCCAGAGACTGCGCCCGAAGAAAGTGGATCGGGTCAGGTCCAGGAGCCTGAGGTGAAGGATAACCAGACGCCAAATCAGTCAGACACAACGTCTGAATCAGATAACAGCACGGAAGCTCGAAATTCTCCTTCCAGTAATCCGGATGCTTCCGATAGTCAGAAGAGCCAAGATCAACGACAGGATACGCAGCAAAAAAATCAGGATTCAAATACAGCTGCTGTGCCTCCTGCAGGAGCGGATGAAAAAGAAACAACAGAAGCAGACGGCAGGGATGCTGAATCATTCAACACACAGGGGATTGCGCCTGAGGTAGATACTGAGGAACCGACTGAAGATAATCAATCTCCCGGTACCGAAGCGGGAGCTGCGGAGAGTGGCAACAAAGGCTTTGTTGCACCAAATCAGGGGATAACCTCTACCATGACGTCGAAGGAATGGAATTCACCCGACGGATCCTATGTAGTGATGCTGATCGACAACCAGTTAAGTGTTTATTCAAAATCGGCAACGGATTCAGACGTTCTTAATCTGGTGGAACAGCGCAGTTTGGAAGGTACATTGAAGACAGCCGGCTGGTCCAGCGACAGTACCTCGTTCAACTACGAGACAGACAAGGATGGAACTACGGTGAAGAGTTCGTTCACTGTGCCTTCGGCTTCGGGTGAAACTTCCACTAAATAA